The following proteins are co-located in the Megalops cyprinoides isolate fMegCyp1 chromosome 15, fMegCyp1.pri, whole genome shotgun sequence genome:
- the hps1 gene encoding Hermansky-Pudlak syndrome 1 protein, producing MKCLLVASDSAEVLFYWSDPEFEQSIQEQYGAAHEEGQKPPAFEDSLNTRFAPIIISCSSMIDRIDDCYTSFSTESNHIYVLHQFEECLYIAVNGDGDEREEDLRRKIYVTRKLTEVLFGMVTLSSPLLRKELRPQDTDQRNFLWKKLQGLLGTYSRLREQDQSFMVEAVERLIHPTLCEQCIEFLERRLVQQINSSVERAGEEVLHAFILVHTKLLAFYSSRNASNLTSSDLLALILMVQNLYPSNSDVEDTTPEDTENASAPDVFYTPEPSPTQGSSGAGGAEGNDTPVFQFVDPDIQMAEDSLQALEFPPPDPATPSRVFLEATIKEGYCPMMPHSMYCLQLWPGITLVLLTKIPNSQVAISVYYFLDTFTNLEKRLREGPEGAVTPRGQPPLHDLRSKMDKFIRALGGSDVQTSQLQNAWAEFKSKAFSRTGPGVSKELLPWCRSMKTQLCAVYRQCFVAETLGGAQRLSPSLQDRALAMVQEKLMDWKDFLLVKSKRNITMVSYLEEFPGLIHFIYVDRTAGQMIAPSLNVTDRSTSELGKGPLAHFIKGKVWTLVGAARRYLQKGYTTITLRDGDYYFCYFLWFENETGYKLDVIDLPILPDDSAPIGMLAWDYYRKLLRYYSKYHHGEVVKCYELLTVHLGVIPSEYVLQHCCQLARKLWEPSRIPLL from the exons ATGAAGTGCCTGCTAGTGGCCAGCGACAGCGCGGAGGTTCTCTTCTACTGGTCGGACCCAGAGTTCGAGCAGAGCATCCAGGAGCAGTATGGCGCAGCTCACGAAGAAGGACAGAAG CCCCCAGCCTTCGAGGACAGTCTCAACACACGTTTCGCTCCCATCATCATCTCCTGCAGCAGCATGATTGACAGGATCGATGACTGCTACACCTCCTTCAGCACAGAGAGCAACCACATCTATGTCCTGCACCAG TTTGAGGAGTGCCTGTACATCGCTGTGAACGGGGATGGAGACGAGAGGGAGGAGGACCTGAGGAGGAAGATCTACGTGACAAGGAAGCTGACAGAGGTCCTGTTTGGGATGGTGACACTCAGCAGCCCCCTCCTGCGGAAAGA ACTCCGTCCTCAAGATACAGATCAAAGGAATTTCCTGTGGAAGAAGCTTCAAGGCCTTCTGGGAACTTACAGTCGCCTTAGAGAGCAGGACCAAAGCTTCATGGTGGAG gctGTCGAGCGGCTGATTCATCCCACTCTCTGTGAGCAGTGCATTGAGTTCCTGGAGCGCCGGCTGGTCCAGCAGATCAACAGCAGCGTGGAGcgggcaggagaggaggtgctgCACGCCTTTATCCTGGTGCACACCAAGCTGCTGGCCTTCTACTCCAG CCGAAACGCCAGCAACCTCACGTCTTCTGACCTGCTGGCCTTGATTCTGATGGTGCAGAACCTGTATCCTAGCAACAGTGATGTGGAGGACACGACACCCGAG GACACGGAGAACGCTTCAGCGCCTGACGTCTTCTACACTCCAGAGCCCTCCCCAACCCAGGGCAGCTCAG GTGCAGGAGGGGCGGAGGGGAACGACACTCCAGTCTTCCAGTTCGTCGATCCAGACATTCAA ATGGCAGAGGACAGCCTCCAGGCCTTGGAATTCCCGCCCCCTGACCCTGCGACCCCTTCCAGAGTCTTTCTAGAGGCCACCATCAAGGAGGGCTACTGTCCCATGATGCCTCACTCCATGTACTGCCTGCAGCTGTGGCCTGGCATCACACTGGTACTGCTGACGAAG ATCCCCAACAGTCAAGTGGCGATATCCGTCTACTACTTTCTGGACACATTCACCAACCTGGAGAAGAGGCTGAGGGAGGGGCCAGAGGGAGCCGTCACCCCCCGCGGCCAGCCCCCCCTCCACGACCTCCGCAGCAAGATGGACAAGTTCATCCGAGCCCTGGGAGGCAGTGACGTTCAG aCCTCCCAGCTGCAGAATGCCTGGGCAGAGTTCAAGAGCAAGGCTTTCTCTCGGACAGGCCCAGGAGTCAGCAAGGA GCTGCTGCCCTGGTGCCGGAGCATGAAGACCCAGCTGTGTGCCGTGTACAGGCAGTGCTTTGTCGCAGAGACACTAGGGGGCGCTCAGCGCCTGTCTCCCAGCCTGCAGGACAGGGCCCTCGCCATGGTGCA GGAGAAGCTGATGGACTGGAAGGACTTCCTGCTGGTGAAGAGCAAGAGGAACATTACTATGGTGTC CTACCTGGAGGAGTTTCCAGGACTGATCCACTTTATCTACGTGGACCGCACTGCTGGACAGATGATCGCCCCCTCCCTTAACGTAACGGACCGTTCCACCTCAGAGCTGGGGAAGGGGCCTCTGGCTCATTTCATCAAAGGCAAG GTGTGGACTCTGGTGGGGGCGGCACGACGCTACCTGCAGAAGGGCTACACCACCATCACGCTCCGCGACGGCGATTACTACTTCTGCTACTTCCTGTGGTTCGAGAATGAGACG GGCTACAAACTGGATGTGATTGACCTTCCTATTCTCCCTGATGATTCTGCACCCATAGGAATGCTAGCATGGGATTACTACAG GAAGCTGTTGAGGTACTACAGCAAGTACCACCACGGCGAGGTGGTGAAGTGCTACGAGCTGCTGACTGTCCACCTTGGGGTCATCCCCAGCGAGTACGTCCTACAGCACTGCTGCCAGCTGGCCCGCAAGCTGTGGGAGCCATCCCGCATCCCCCTCCTCTAG
- the st3gal7 gene encoding ST3 beta-galactoside alpha-2,3-sialyltransferase 7, protein MVTLKNLSVEDPEDSGLPLLPEAENIEQAAATNGKTELRKFFISRETNLCLSLVLLLGCYSAVLVPVYLPKEQPIWKNGSLQGRDMVLLNSSASLLAGECRPGWCGERLRSAALCPRLPEVPVFLQEGHAEWAQPPPLGFQDSEERAARTLQTLPQTGPPPGLRGRGCSRCVVVGSGGVLLGSRLGAHIDQYDIIIRMNNAPVFGFEKDAGSRTTIRLMYPEGAPRSPREYQNTAIVALVAFKSLDLEWLASVVTKESLGWWSKLWFWRDVVESIPLQPENFRILNPEVIHQTSLALQTYSKQQKKMVPTLGASAVVMALRLCDEVSLAGFGYDLQHPAAPLHYYEALRMDAMKSQVVHDISTEKVFLRELVAAQVVTDLTGAL, encoded by the exons ATGGTTACTTTAAAAAACCTCAGTGTTGAAGACCCCGAAGACAGCGGTTTGCCGTTGCTGCCGGAGGCAGAAAACATTGAGCAAGCGGCAGCTACAAACGGGAAGACAGAACTCCGGAAATTCTTCATCAGCAG AGAGACCAACCTCTGTCTGAGCCTGGTGTTGTTGCTGGGGTGTTACTCAGCCGTGCTAGTCCCAGTTTACCTGCCCAAGGAGCAGCCTATCTGGAAGAATGGCAGTTTGCAAGGCAGAGACATG GTCCTGCTGAACAGCTCGGCCTCCCTGCTGGCGGGGGAATGCCGTCCCGGCTGGTGTGGGGAGCGGCTCCGCTCGGCAGCCCTGTGTCCGCGCCTGCCGGAGGTCCCAGTGTTCCTGCAGGAGGGGCATGCGGAGTGGGCGCAGCCCCCTCCTCTGGGCTTCCAGGACAGTGAGGAGAGGGCGGCCAGGACTCTGCAGACCCTTCCCCAGACCGGCCCACCTCCCGGGCTCAGGGGTAGGGGGTGCAGCCgctgtgtggtggtggggagcGGAGGGGTGCTGCTGGGCAGCCGCCTGGGGGCCCACATCGATcagtatgacatcatcatcag GATGAACAATGCCCCTGTTTTTGGGTTTGAGAAAGACGCCGGGTCCAGGACCACCATCCGTCTGATGTACCCAGAAGGGGCGCCTCGGTCCCCCCGAGAGTACCAGAACACCGCTATAGTGGCTTTGGTGGCGTTCAAGAGCTTGGATCTGGAGTGGCTTGCATCCGTGGTGACCAAAGAGAGCCTG GGATGGTGGTCTAAGCTGTGGTTCTGGCGCGATGTGGTGGAATCCATTCCTCTCCAGCCAGAAAACTTCCGGATCCTGAACCCTGAAGTGATCCACCAGACGAGCCTGGCATTACAGACATACTccaaacagcagaaaaag ATGGTGCCCACCCTGGGAGCCAGTGCGGTCGTCATGGCGCTGCGACTGTGCGATGAGGTGAGCCTGGCGGGCTTTGGCTACGACCTGCAGCACCCAGCCGCCCCGCTGCACTACTACGAGGCCCTGCGCATGGATGCCATGAAGTCGCAGGTGGTGCACGACATCAGCACCGAGAAGGTCTTCCTGAGGGAGCTGGTGGCAGCGCAGGTGGTGACCGACCTCACGGGGGCGCTGTAA
- the LOC118790456 gene encoding ankyrin repeat domain-containing protein 2: MNKLHTKTTSFPKNVYVLALLGVPKFKKSRYFLIPKQYLRMDDEVQWATGVIDKKVELENKSERLKAQTRKMDTPGLEEEKFIKSLNGRVMDVKAMDHVWKRSSDLHQEIVDLGGAENLAELHKKKKSRKDEAAPSSGAVVEVPTGPVDPSDFLRAAVQGKLKIIERFLEDGGNPNTCDEFKRTALHRASLEGHTDIVHKLLDKGADINFKDRLDCRAVHWACRGGKLSTLKALQNRGADLNVKDRLMSTPLHVATRTGHYDVVEHLLSSGIKINAKDREGDTALHDAVRLNRYKIVKLLILRGADMKVQNAEGVTATEQVKQWQFDTKETLERLDGMKDVGMV, from the exons atgaacaaattgcacacaaAGACGACAAGTTTTCCGAAGAATGTTTACGTTTTAGCCCTGCTTGGTGTACCGAAATTTAAAAAGAGTCGCTATTTTTTAATCCCTAAACAATATCTAAGGATGGACGACGAAGTGCAGTGGGCTACCGGCGTGATTGACAAGAAGGTGGAGCTGGAGAACAAAAGTGAG AGGCTCAAAGCTCAAACAAGGAAAATGGATACACCAGGGCTGGAGGAAGAGAAGTTCATCAAATCACTCAACGGACGTGTTATGGATGTTAAG GCGATGGATCACGTGTGGAAAAGGTCGTCTGACCTGCACCAAGAAATCGTGGACCTGGGAGGTGCAGAGAACCTCGCCGAGCTgcacaagaagaaaaagagcagaaaggATGAAGCAGCGCCCTCTTCTGGGGCAGTAGTGGAAGTGCcg ACAGGACCTGTGGATCCCTCGGACTTCCTGAGGGCTGCAGTGCAGGGCAAGTTGAAGATCATTGAGAGGTTCCTCGAGGACGGTGGGAACCCAAACACCTGTGATGAG TTCAAGAGGACGGCTTTGCACCGAGCGTCCTTAGAGGGTCACACAGACATCGTCCACAAGCTCCTGGATAAAGGAGCCGACATCAACTTCAAAGATCGG CTGGACTGCAGGGCGGTGCACTGGGCCTGCCGAGGGGGCAAACTGAGCACGCTGAAAGCCCTGCAGAACAGGGGGGCAGACCTCAATGTCAAGGACAGG CTCATGAGTACTCCTTTGCATGTGGCCACCAGGACTGGCCACTACGATGTTGTGGAGCATCTTCTCTCCAGCGGGATCAAAATCAATGCCAAAGACAGG GAAGGGGACACTGCCCTGCACGATGCTGTCCGACTAAATCGGTACAAAATCGTCAAGCTGCTCATCCTCAGAGGAGCCGACATGAAAGTCCAGAATGCT GAGGGTGTGACGGCCACCGAGCAGGTGAAGCAGTGGCAGTTTGACACCAAGGAAACGCTGGAGAGGCTGGATGGCATGAAGGACGTGGGGATGGTGTAG